TCCAGAAGGCCGAGAGCGTTGTTCGACGCATCTCTGAAGAGAAAGGACCCGAGGGTAATGACACAACATTCATCAATCACGTTGACAGAATACTCATTTCGTTCCTTTTGCTTTTTGCCAAACAGGAATGTGCCACATTCTGGTCGTCGGTACCGGTGGCCTGGCTCTTTGGGCTCTGCGTCTTGCTCGATTTTTCTTCAGCGAGAAACAACACCGCGTCCATATTGCCGTGGCCTGCCTCCGTGATGAAGGATTTTGCTTGGCTCAGGAATCTGGAAAGTATGTTGCAGAAGCTGATTAAGATACGCCACGTGGAAGTAATCCTATAATGTGTCCTTGCTTGTTTTAGGGTTGATGTTATACAATGGAATGAGGAGCTTTACGAGCGCATTCTCATTGAAAGGACCAAAGATGCCTGCCATGGTCAGGTTGACGTCGTCATCGATTTTGGCACAACTTCGCGCAGCCTCAACCGATCAATCCAATGTCTACACAAGGGCGGCGTAGTTTTTCTCGGCCATGAAACAGCTGATCGACTTCTACCCAAATTCTCGCGCAAGGCCGTCGAATACGGCATCACCATTGAACCCGTCGAAACGGGATCTGTGCAACAGCTCAAAGAGCTGGTTGACCTTGTTCACTCCGGCAAGgtattcatcaactttgatatctgaaaaggaaatgtgtttcaaaaaatgtaatttcttatttttaggtTAAACCTCCACCGCACAGCGTTTTCCCAGCTGAAGAGGCTTCTGACGTGATCAACAAACTGTGCAAATCTGAAATTCCCGGCAGGGCCATTCTGCAATTCCATTCCTCAGctcagtaaaagaagaaacaggaaAACAAAGATTTAAATAAGATAaattaacgacaaaaaatatgGCGTGTAGGGGGTTGTAAAATATCCGCACAGTTGACTGGAG
The sequence above is drawn from the Daphnia pulicaria isolate SC F1-1A chromosome 1, SC_F0-13Bv2, whole genome shotgun sequence genome and encodes:
- the LOC124335831 gene encoding quinone oxidoreductase-like isoform X1 — its product is MPVECLIPDDRLSKYPPTIPSSRMNRVCKQVSIESPATVGMSKEYVFQYDVMVPDVPALGARVKVMCAGACYRQRSASVSSTSSTCSMGSDSGCTTSASHRGLRDSSFYPGYEVAGVVESIGEEVDPSCGVKVGDHVIVYPFDECPPGYAEYMSVPEIEFLVKIPDNMSLSVAAMLPSGALWALNTVQKAESVVRRISEEKGPEGMCHILVVGTGGLALWALRLARFFFSEKQHRVHIAVACLRDEGFCLAQESGKVDVIQWNEELYERILIERTKDACHGQVDVVIDFGTTSRSLNRSIQCLHKGGVVFLGHETADRLLPKFSRKAVEYGITIEPVETGSVQQLKELVDLVHSGKVKPPPHSVFPAEEASDVINKLCKSEIPGRAILQFHSSAQ
- the LOC124335831 gene encoding quinone oxidoreductase-like isoform X2, with the translated sequence MNRVCKQVSIESPATVGMSKEYVFQYDVMVPDVPALGARVKVMCAGACYRQRSASVSSTSSTCSMGSDSGCTTSASHRGLRDSSFYPGYEVAGVVESIGEEVDPSCGVKVGDHVIVYPFDECPPGYAEYMSVPEIEFLVKIPDNMSLSVAAMLPSGALWALNTVQKAESVVRRISEEKGPEGMCHILVVGTGGLALWALRLARFFFSEKQHRVHIAVACLRDEGFCLAQESGKVDVIQWNEELYERILIERTKDACHGQVDVVIDFGTTSRSLNRSIQCLHKGGVVFLGHETADRLLPKFSRKAVEYGITIEPVETGSVQQLKELVDLVHSGKVKPPPHSVFPAEEASDVINKLCKSEIPGRAILQFHSSAQ